One genomic region from Nitrospirota bacterium encodes:
- a CDS encoding MoaD/ThiS family protein: protein MKVRLSHPERSVEIKGPKRVRELLRELSLVAEAHLVIRGDDLVTEDELLADTDSVEVRPVISGGNDGNYEF from the coding sequence ATGAAGGTCCGGCTCAGCCACCCGGAACGATCCGTCGAAATCAAAGGCCCCAAGCGCGTCCGCGAGTTGTTGCGCGAGCTGAGCCTGGTGGCGGAAGCGCACCTCGTGATCCGCGGCGACGACCTGGTCACCGAGGACGAGCTGCTGGCCGACACGGACAGCGTGGAAGTGCGACCCGTCATTTCCGGAGGAAATGACGGGAATTATGAATTCTGA
- a CDS encoding glycoside hydrolase family 57 protein: MKTVRLCFLWHMHQPYYTDPVAGCASMPWVRLHATKAYFDMAHLLDRFPVVKATFNFTPSLLLQLQEIGAGSVRDVFLDHAERPTADLTSAEKAFIIRHFFSANWATMVRPFPRYHELLVKRGADVPGRDLERLARQFSTQELLDLQVWHNLAWFGYGMVGRYPRLAALRAKARGFTEEDKQEVLALQRTAVREIIPMYRQLADRGQIELTTTPFYHPILPLIIDTDFARRARPELSLPARFQAKADAEAQIRQAVAFHTATFGRPPAGLWPSEGSVCPEMLPLVRAAGIRWLATDEGILARSLEAQHHPWDRHAALYRPYLVGQPGEDLTIVFRDRDLSDAFGFVYHKTTPESAAEDVLRRLGAIMEDVPAERALIAVILDGENPWEHYHDGGERFLSLLYKALADGALNRSGQAQVAPSTVSEALSACPPTTRLDHLHSGSWINQDYKIWIGHPEDNRAWDLLRHTRSRLAEVSGTLPAEQARTAWEELYAAEGSDWFWWYGDDFDTDYKVEFDRLFRAHLRNVWTRAGLPPPELLTLPIIGDSVRLDGDEVRQPTGLLNPVIDGLVTDFFEWQGAGSINPNPPLGAMWKSEGLFRAIWFGFSLEQLFLRLDPDERTLERQAGLTAEIHLAHGGRAHKLVFSLAPAGAESFTLLATDGGPYVEVGSFRSIRRRKIIELAVPFKDLQAEARQEWRLSVVVTEHGLEVARYPHHQPATITVPDRDFEATMWRV, translated from the coding sequence ATGAAAACCGTCCGGCTTTGCTTCCTCTGGCATATGCACCAGCCCTACTACACCGACCCGGTGGCCGGGTGTGCCAGCATGCCGTGGGTCCGTTTGCACGCCACCAAGGCCTATTTCGATATGGCGCACCTGCTGGACCGGTTTCCGGTCGTCAAGGCGACGTTCAATTTCACGCCCTCGTTGCTGCTCCAACTGCAGGAGATCGGCGCGGGCTCGGTGCGCGATGTGTTTCTGGACCATGCGGAACGGCCGACGGCCGATCTGACCTCGGCCGAGAAGGCGTTTATCATCCGGCACTTCTTCTCCGCCAACTGGGCCACGATGGTCCGCCCCTTCCCCCGGTATCACGAGCTGTTGGTCAAGCGCGGCGCGGACGTGCCAGGGCGCGATCTGGAACGGCTGGCCCGCCAGTTTTCCACGCAGGAACTGCTGGATCTTCAGGTCTGGCACAACCTGGCGTGGTTCGGATACGGCATGGTCGGTCGGTATCCGCGTCTGGCCGCGCTCCGGGCGAAGGCCCGCGGGTTCACGGAGGAGGACAAGCAGGAAGTCCTGGCGCTGCAGCGGACCGCCGTGCGGGAGATCATCCCCATGTACCGGCAGCTCGCCGACCGCGGCCAGATCGAATTGACGACGACCCCGTTCTACCACCCGATTCTTCCATTGATCATCGACACGGACTTTGCCCGGCGTGCGCGGCCCGAGCTTTCCCTGCCCGCGCGCTTCCAAGCCAAGGCAGACGCGGAGGCCCAGATCCGCCAGGCCGTCGCCTTTCACACCGCGACGTTCGGCCGGCCGCCGGCAGGGCTCTGGCCGTCGGAAGGTTCGGTCTGTCCCGAAATGCTTCCGCTGGTGCGCGCGGCCGGAATCCGCTGGCTTGCCACCGATGAAGGCATCCTGGCCCGGTCGTTGGAGGCTCAGCACCACCCGTGGGATCGACACGCCGCGCTCTACCGGCCGTATCTGGTCGGACAACCGGGAGAGGATCTCACGATCGTCTTTCGCGACCGCGACCTCTCCGACGCGTTCGGGTTCGTCTACCACAAGACCACCCCGGAGTCGGCAGCGGAGGACGTCCTGCGCCGCCTCGGCGCCATCATGGAAGACGTGCCGGCCGAACGCGCGTTGATCGCCGTGATCCTCGACGGGGAAAATCCTTGGGAGCATTACCACGACGGCGGGGAACGCTTCCTGTCGCTGCTCTACAAGGCCTTGGCCGACGGGGCCCTGAACCGCAGCGGCCAGGCCCAGGTGGCCCCCTCCACCGTCAGCGAGGCGCTGTCCGCCTGTCCGCCGACAACGCGGCTCGACCATCTGCATTCGGGTTCCTGGATCAACCAGGATTACAAGATTTGGATCGGGCACCCGGAGGACAACCGCGCCTGGGACCTTCTCCGGCACACCAGGTCCCGGTTGGCCGAGGTCAGTGGAACCCTGCCGGCCGAGCAAGCGCGAACGGCCTGGGAGGAACTCTACGCGGCGGAAGGCAGCGATTGGTTCTGGTGGTACGGCGACGACTTCGACACGGATTACAAGGTGGAATTCGACCGCCTCTTCCGCGCGCACCTGCGGAACGTCTGGACGCGCGCCGGGCTCCCGCCGCCGGAGTTGCTGACCCTGCCGATCATCGGGGACAGCGTCCGATTGGATGGAGACGAGGTCCGCCAACCGACCGGCTTGCTGAACCCCGTCATCGACGGACTTGTGACGGATTTCTTCGAATGGCAGGGCGCGGGTTCGATCAATCCCAACCCACCCCTCGGCGCCATGTGGAAGTCGGAGGGCCTCTTCCGCGCGATCTGGTTCGGCTTCAGCCTCGAGCAGTTGTTCCTTCGGCTGGACCCGGATGAGCGCACGCTGGAACGCCAAGCCGGGCTCACGGCGGAGATCCACCTGGCGCACGGCGGCCGCGCGCACAAGCTCGTCTTTTCGCTCGCCCCGGCCGGCGCCGAATCGTTCACCCTGCTGGCGACGGACGGAGGGCCTTACGTCGAGGTCGGAAGCTTCCGTTCGATCCGTCGCCGCAAGATCATCGAGCTGGCCGTGCCGTTCAAGGATCTGCAGGCCGAAGCCAGGCAGGAGTGGCGGCTCAGCGTCGTCGTGACGGAGCATGGCCTGGAAGTCGCCCGCTATCCGCACCATCAACCGGCCACGATCACGGTGCCGGATCGGGACTTTGAAGCCACGATGTGGAGAGTGTAA
- a CDS encoding sigma-54 dependent transcriptional regulator → MNAKILVVDDNPDILTMLKDRLESLGYRVVTAGDGERALAALDQESPNLALLDLELPRQSGLEVLKHLSANRPGLLAETPIIMMTAYGTIPTAVEAMKLGAYDFLTKPLDKDHLLIVIRKALDWVSAKRRIAVLESELQSRYARIVGDSPKMKSLLEAAQRAAKSDASILLLGETGTGKELFARSIHYWSPRQAMPMVAINCSALPEALLESELFGYEKGAFTGADRQKKGQIEMADGGTVFLDEIGDMPLSLQAKLLRVLQDREFHRVGGTRLVSVNIRVIAATNRDLKQAVKAGQFREDVYFRLSVINLTLPPLRERTEDIPALAEFFLERHMRETKRPGMKFSPAALEAMKRYVWPGNIRELENAIQRAVVLSPTDTIEPEVLAMSFQDTTHPAGPHQALAYVRLPYHESMEAHSRFIIDQALREAEGNQTKAAERLGLQRTYLARLIKQKKVRPDDEAEE, encoded by the coding sequence ATGAACGCCAAGATCCTGGTCGTCGACGACAACCCCGACATCCTCACGATGCTCAAGGATCGGCTGGAGTCGCTCGGCTATCGCGTCGTCACGGCGGGAGACGGCGAGCGCGCGCTGGCGGCGCTCGACCAGGAGTCCCCCAATCTCGCGCTGCTCGACCTGGAATTGCCGCGCCAGTCCGGTCTGGAGGTGTTGAAGCACCTCTCCGCCAACCGCCCGGGCCTGCTCGCGGAAACTCCGATCATTATGATGACCGCGTACGGCACCATCCCGACGGCCGTCGAGGCCATGAAGTTGGGCGCCTATGATTTTCTGACCAAACCTCTGGACAAGGACCACCTGCTGATCGTCATCCGCAAGGCGCTCGACTGGGTGTCGGCGAAACGCCGGATTGCCGTGCTCGAGTCGGAGCTTCAGAGCAGGTACGCGAGAATCGTCGGCGACAGTCCCAAGATGAAATCGCTCCTGGAAGCGGCCCAGCGCGCGGCCAAGTCGGACGCCAGCATCCTGCTGTTGGGAGAGACCGGGACCGGCAAGGAGCTCTTCGCCCGCTCCATCCATTATTGGAGCCCGCGTCAGGCCATGCCGATGGTGGCGATCAACTGCAGCGCGCTCCCGGAAGCCCTGCTGGAAAGCGAATTGTTCGGGTACGAGAAGGGGGCGTTCACCGGCGCGGATCGTCAGAAGAAAGGGCAGATCGAGATGGCGGACGGCGGGACCGTGTTCCTCGATGAGATCGGGGACATGCCTCTAAGCCTCCAGGCCAAGCTGCTGCGCGTGTTGCAGGACCGCGAATTCCATCGTGTCGGCGGCACGCGGCTCGTCTCCGTCAATATCCGCGTGATCGCGGCGACCAACCGCGATCTGAAGCAGGCCGTCAAGGCTGGCCAGTTTCGCGAGGACGTGTATTTCCGGCTGAGCGTCATTAACCTCACCCTGCCGCCCCTGCGCGAACGGACCGAAGACATCCCCGCGCTCGCGGAGTTTTTCCTCGAACGGCATATGCGGGAGACCAAACGGCCCGGCATGAAATTCAGCCCGGCCGCGCTCGAGGCCATGAAGCGGTATGTCTGGCCCGGCAATATCCGTGAACTGGAGAACGCGATCCAGCGCGCCGTCGTGTTGAGCCCCACCGATACGATCGAACCGGAAGTGTTGGCGATGTCGTTCCAGGACACGACCCATCCCGCCGGACCCCATCAGGCGCTCGCGTATGTGCGCCTCCCCTACCACGAGTCCATGGAAGCGCACAGCCGCTTCATCATCGACCAGGCGTTGCGTGAGGCGGAAGGGAACCAGACCAAAGCGGCCGAACGACTGGGGCTGCAGCGGACGTATCTGGCGAGGCTGATCAAGCAAAAGAAGGTTCGGCCGGACGATGAAGCGGAGGAGTGA
- a CDS encoding DUF1015 domain-containing protein → MASILPLQGTLYNPAVVGDIRNVVAPPYDVIDAATQRALYERHPQNIVRLELGLDEPGDGPTSNKYTRAAAWLTDWLRTGALRRDSQPAVYYHTIEYRPPAGDPGGSMRTLKGFLATAELEEFGTGHIYPHENTRAAAKTDRLSLLEACRANFSPIWALYSDPDGSIIALLERAVEADKPRIEFQDDAGFRQRLWAVTDPAVLDLLIAAMKPKPLFIADGHHRYETALTYRRLRRERAGASTSIARQPYDSVLMLFAGLEDPGLTVLPTHRVLSAAVPPVQRLQSLLGEAFEFHAFPFTSADEPAVRRRFLQALRERGQSATVFGLACRDAGAYTILALRPQHRPSTASPRDRLDVSILQHQVIAKLCPTQREQEAILYTKDDDEALDWVRQGTGEAALLLNPTKVGEVRAVASAGERMPHKSTYFFPKPLTGLVINVMEEPVTRNP, encoded by the coding sequence ATGGCGAGCATCCTTCCGTTGCAAGGCACACTCTACAATCCGGCCGTCGTGGGCGATATTCGCAACGTCGTCGCGCCGCCGTACGACGTGATCGACGCCGCAACCCAGCGTGCGCTGTACGAGCGGCATCCCCAGAACATCGTCAGGTTGGAACTGGGGCTCGACGAGCCGGGCGACGGGCCGACCTCCAACAAGTACACGCGCGCAGCCGCGTGGCTCACGGATTGGCTGCGGACCGGCGCGCTGCGCCGCGACTCGCAACCGGCCGTGTACTACCACACCATCGAGTACCGGCCGCCGGCGGGCGACCCGGGCGGTTCCATGCGGACGCTCAAAGGGTTTCTCGCGACCGCCGAACTGGAAGAGTTCGGGACCGGTCACATTTACCCGCATGAAAACACCCGCGCCGCGGCCAAGACGGATCGGCTCAGCCTGCTGGAAGCCTGCCGGGCCAATTTCAGCCCGATCTGGGCGCTCTATTCAGACCCGGACGGTTCGATCATCGCCTTGCTGGAGCGAGCCGTTGAGGCCGACAAGCCGCGGATCGAGTTTCAGGATGACGCGGGCTTTCGCCAGCGCCTGTGGGCGGTCACGGATCCTGCCGTCCTCGACCTGCTCATCGCCGCCATGAAGCCGAAGCCGTTGTTCATCGCGGACGGGCATCATCGGTACGAGACGGCGCTGACGTATCGGCGGCTTCGCCGCGAGCGGGCCGGCGCTTCCACATCCATCGCCCGCCAGCCTTACGACAGCGTGCTGATGCTCTTCGCCGGCCTGGAGGACCCCGGCCTGACCGTGCTGCCGACGCACCGCGTGCTGAGCGCCGCCGTCCCGCCCGTTCAGCGCCTGCAAAGCCTGCTGGGCGAAGCGTTCGAGTTCCACGCGTTCCCCTTCACCAGCGCCGATGAACCGGCCGTCAGGCGGCGATTCCTGCAGGCGCTCCGCGAACGGGGACAGTCCGCCACGGTGTTCGGCCTCGCCTGCCGGGATGCCGGCGCCTATACGATCCTCGCGCTTCGCCCGCAGCACCGTCCTTCTACCGCCTCTCCCCGAGACCGGTTGGACGTCTCCATTCTCCAGCACCAGGTGATCGCCAAGCTCTGCCCGACCCAGCGCGAACAGGAAGCCATCCTCTACACCAAAGACGACGACGAGGCGCTCGACTGGGTTCGCCAAGGAACCGGGGAAGCCGCGCTCCTGCTCAATCCGACGAAAGTCGGCGAAGTCCGGGCCGTGGCGTCCGCCGGCGAGCGCATGCCGCACAAGTCGACCTATTTCTTCCCCAAGCCGCTGACTGGGCTGGTGATCAATGTGATGGAGGAACCCGTGACGCGTAACCCGTAA
- a CDS encoding ATP-binding protein: MRCIKCKTKAVIGLPRHNAAFCKPCFNEFVHDQVARAIKAEHMFGKQDRILVAVSGGKDSLALWDILLKLGYRADALYVNLGIGSYSEQSQQKVQTFADTVAAAHGARLHIHKVEQEKKKRGQAGFPLILTRGTR; the protein is encoded by the coding sequence ATGCGCTGCATCAAATGCAAAACCAAAGCAGTCATCGGCCTCCCGCGGCACAATGCGGCCTTCTGCAAGCCCTGCTTCAACGAGTTCGTCCACGACCAGGTTGCGCGGGCGATCAAGGCCGAGCACATGTTCGGGAAACAGGACCGCATCCTGGTCGCCGTCTCCGGCGGCAAGGACAGCCTCGCGCTGTGGGACATTCTGCTCAAGCTCGGCTATCGCGCCGACGCGCTCTACGTCAACCTCGGTATCGGGAGCTACTCGGAGCAGTCGCAGCAGAAGGTGCAGACCTTCGCCGACACCGTCGCAGCCGCGCACGGTGCGAGGCTCCATATCCACAAGGTCGAACAGGAGAAGAAAAAAAGGGGACAGGCTGGTTTTCCGTTGATCCTCACCCGCGGAACGCGCTAA
- a CDS encoding phosphotransferase, producing MATVDPAAPKTPLAPPDPDLVAYTVRTKLPFSADLVALAPLAGDASNRRYFRVELRDGPPPSLILMQLAEPEAFKQSEEAVSGASAQIAELPFLNVHSHLERAGIPVPGLYYYDREAGLLYLEDFGDLTLTEACRDASPAEVLAFYRQAIDILVRMQLKATSPADPACVAFHRSFDVPLLMWEFDHFLEYGIVARRGKPMCADDWEAIRAEFRKIAEILAGLPRVFTHRDYHSRNLMVDGPRLGVLDFQDALMGPATYDLASLLRDAYISLEEGLVEDLIDYYTAQLAEHKHVWTDRGAFQRLFDWTSIQRNLKAAGRFVYIDRVKKNPKFLADIPRVLGYVRRNLEKYPELAALRKHLTPYVPELQ from the coding sequence ATGGCTACGGTCGATCCGGCTGCCCCGAAGACTCCGCTCGCCCCGCCAGATCCCGATCTCGTCGCGTATACCGTCCGAACCAAGCTGCCCTTCAGCGCGGACCTTGTCGCGCTCGCTCCGCTCGCCGGCGACGCGTCCAACCGTCGCTATTTTCGCGTCGAGTTACGCGACGGACCGCCGCCGTCGCTGATTCTCATGCAGCTTGCCGAGCCCGAAGCCTTCAAGCAATCGGAAGAAGCGGTCAGCGGGGCGTCGGCGCAGATCGCGGAGCTGCCGTTCCTGAACGTGCATTCCCATCTGGAACGGGCCGGAATTCCGGTGCCCGGACTGTACTACTACGACCGGGAGGCGGGCCTCCTCTATTTGGAGGATTTCGGCGACCTCACGCTGACGGAGGCGTGCCGGGATGCGTCTCCGGCCGAGGTCTTGGCGTTCTACCGGCAGGCGATCGACATCCTGGTGCGGATGCAGTTGAAGGCCACGTCTCCGGCCGATCCGGCCTGCGTGGCGTTCCACCGGAGCTTCGACGTGCCGCTGTTGATGTGGGAATTCGATCATTTTCTGGAGTACGGGATCGTGGCTCGGCGGGGGAAGCCCATGTGCGCGGATGATTGGGAGGCGATCCGGGCCGAGTTTCGGAAAATCGCCGAGATCCTGGCCGGCTTGCCGCGCGTCTTTACCCACCGCGACTATCATTCCCGCAACCTGATGGTCGACGGCCCGCGGCTGGGGGTACTCGATTTTCAGGACGCGCTGATGGGACCGGCCACCTACGACCTGGCCTCGCTGCTGCGCGACGCCTATATCTCGCTGGAGGAAGGGCTCGTCGAGGACCTGATCGACTACTATACGGCGCAGCTCGCGGAACACAAACACGTCTGGACCGACCGCGGCGCGTTTCAGCGGCTGTTCGATTGGACGAGCATCCAGCGGAATCTCAAAGCGGCGGGCCGCTTCGTCTATATCGACCGGGTGAAGAAGAACCCGAAATTCCTGGCCGACATTCCTCGGGTCTTGGGCTACGTGCGGCGCAATTTGGAGAAGTATCCTGAGCTGGCGGCGCTGCGGAAACATCTGACACCATACGTGCCGGAACTTCAGTAG
- a CDS encoding aldo/keto reductase: MRYVHLGRSGLTVSRLCLGTMNFGPHIDESSSFRIMDRALELGINFFDTANVYGDKKGEGLTEQIIGRWFAQGGGRRDKVVLATKVYGRMGDWPNQSKLSALHITRACEDSLRRLRTDHIDLYQMHHVDRETPWDEIWQTMEQLVRDGKAIYIGSSNFAGWHLAQAQETAGSRRFLGLVSEQSLYNLNQRMIELEVIPACEAYGIGLIPWSPLAGGLLAGSLRSARVGRRADEDVKKDADQYRARLEAYEKLCADLGEQPADVAIAWLLHQKAVTSPILGPRTLDQLNGSMRALDIRLSAETLKRLDEIFPGPGGPAPEAYAW, encoded by the coding sequence ATGCGGTACGTGCACCTCGGCCGTTCGGGTCTGACGGTCAGCCGGCTCTGCCTCGGCACGATGAACTTCGGGCCGCATATCGACGAGTCTTCCAGTTTTCGGATCATGGACCGGGCGCTGGAGCTGGGGATCAACTTTTTCGACACGGCGAACGTGTACGGCGACAAAAAAGGTGAAGGGCTGACGGAGCAGATCATCGGCCGCTGGTTCGCGCAGGGCGGCGGCCGGCGCGACAAGGTCGTGCTGGCGACCAAGGTGTACGGCCGCATGGGCGACTGGCCCAATCAATCCAAACTGTCGGCGCTGCACATCACGCGCGCCTGCGAAGACAGTTTGCGCCGGTTGCGCACGGATCACATCGACCTGTATCAGATGCACCACGTCGATCGCGAGACGCCCTGGGACGAAATCTGGCAGACGATGGAACAGCTCGTCCGTGACGGCAAGGCCATCTACATCGGGAGCAGCAACTTCGCCGGCTGGCACCTCGCGCAGGCCCAGGAAACGGCCGGGAGCCGCCGGTTTCTCGGCCTGGTTTCCGAGCAGAGTCTCTACAACCTGAACCAGCGGATGATCGAACTGGAGGTGATCCCGGCTTGCGAGGCCTACGGGATCGGACTCATTCCTTGGAGCCCGCTGGCGGGCGGCCTCTTGGCGGGATCGCTGCGATCGGCACGGGTCGGGCGGCGCGCCGACGAGGATGTGAAGAAAGACGCGGATCAATACCGCGCGAGACTTGAAGCCTATGAGAAACTCTGTGCCGACCTCGGTGAGCAACCGGCCGACGTCGCGATCGCCTGGCTGCTGCATCAGAAGGCGGTGACATCCCCTATTCTCGGTCCCCGGACGCTGGACCAATTGAACGGATCCATGCGGGCGCTGGACATCAGGCTGAGCGCGGAGACCCTCAAGCGCCTCGACGAGATCTTTCCCGGCCCCGGCGGTCCCGCGCCGGAAGCCTACGCGTGGTGA
- a CDS encoding NDP-sugar synthase, with protein sequence MILAAGLGTRLRPLTNTIPKPLLPVAGTPLIVWNLLLLKRHGFREVVINLHHLGPMIEQTLGDGDRYGLRISYSREPVILGTGGGIKQVEAFFSGEPFLVVNGDTLFELDLDALVEFHRRRAAAATLVLRKDPEAERWGLVEVGTEHRIVRITGRGLPDAGPTEPRMFAGIHILHPRLLRDVPKGRASSIIDAYVAAIQRGEAVLGYDSEGYWSDVGSPERYAQTERDAEAGLINLAARKSGCASVPATGGNR encoded by the coding sequence ATGATTCTCGCCGCTGGGCTGGGCACACGCCTGCGGCCCCTGACCAACACGATTCCCAAGCCGCTGTTGCCCGTCGCCGGCACGCCGCTCATCGTCTGGAACCTTCTGTTGTTGAAGCGGCACGGCTTCCGCGAGGTGGTCATTAATCTGCACCACCTGGGGCCGATGATCGAGCAGACGTTGGGCGACGGCGACCGGTACGGGCTGCGGATTTCGTACTCGCGCGAGCCGGTCATTTTGGGCACCGGGGGCGGGATCAAGCAGGTCGAGGCGTTTTTTTCCGGGGAGCCGTTCCTGGTGGTGAACGGGGACACGCTCTTCGAGCTGGACCTTGACGCGCTGGTCGAGTTTCACCGCCGGCGCGCGGCCGCCGCCACGCTGGTGCTGCGCAAAGATCCGGAGGCCGAACGGTGGGGACTCGTGGAAGTGGGGACGGAACACCGGATCGTCAGGATCACCGGACGAGGATTGCCGGACGCCGGCCCGACCGAGCCGCGCATGTTCGCGGGCATCCACATCCTGCATCCCCGATTGCTGCGCGACGTGCCGAAGGGCCGAGCCTCGTCCATCATCGACGCCTATGTCGCGGCGATCCAGCGCGGCGAGGCGGTGCTGGGCTACGATTCGGAAGGCTACTGGTCCGATGTGGGCTCGCCGGAGCGGTATGCGCAGACCGAACGGGACGCGGAGGCCGGGCTGATCAACCTGGCGGCGCGGAAGTCCGGGTGCGCGTCCGTCCCGGCAACAGGCGGGAATCGGTAG
- a CDS encoding VanZ family protein, with product MGCKQSRGLQACWAAVCAGADGHGRGAVHVNGIQNGSLIRRLSFLCWYWAPPLAYATLIFALSSVSHPEETLPSFLTELGDKTLHLAEYGVLGALCYRAFRYAAGVRGARYSLTLAILAAALYGVTDEVHQAFVPLREASAWDWLADTVGATVGVIGWRYLSED from the coding sequence ATGGGTTGCAAACAATCCCGCGGATTGCAAGCCTGCTGGGCGGCCGTCTGCGCCGGGGCTGACGGTCATGGGCGAGGCGCCGTGCACGTCAACGGAATTCAAAACGGGTCGCTGATCCGCCGCCTCTCGTTCCTCTGTTGGTACTGGGCGCCGCCACTGGCCTACGCGACGCTGATCTTCGCCCTCTCTTCGGTCTCGCATCCTGAAGAGACGCTGCCCTCGTTTCTGACGGAGCTGGGGGACAAGACGTTGCACCTGGCGGAGTACGGTGTGTTGGGCGCGTTGTGCTATCGGGCCTTCCGATATGCGGCCGGAGTCCGGGGAGCGCGCTACAGTCTGACGCTCGCGATCCTTGCCGCGGCGCTCTACGGGGTGACGGACGAAGTGCACCAGGCATTTGTGCCGTTGCGGGAAGCGAGCGCATGGGATTGGCTCGCCGATACCGTCGGTGCGACGGTCGGGGTCATCGGCTGGCGGTATCTCAGCGAGGACTGA
- the galT gene encoding galactose-1-phosphate uridylyltransferase, translating into MPELRRDPIVGRWVIISTERSARPQDFLRNLPARSPSTALCPFCPGQERLTPKEILAYRPQPGEPNSPGWTIRVVPNKFPALQVEGELGREGIGLYDRMNGIGAHEVIIETPNHKDSLAEMPAKRIEDVLWAYRDRIVDLKKDVRLRYILIFKNHGAAAGATLEHTHSQLIALPIVPTSVVNEIEGCRTHFQQKERCIYCDILRQELGDGSRIVAENPEFLCLTPFAARFPFEMWILPKRHAGHFEESQKSQFEFLAPILSEALRRMDKVLAKPAYNFILHSSPQHEKTGDFYHWHLELIPKLTQVAGFEWGTGFYINPVSPEESAKFLREAEI; encoded by the coding sequence ATGCCTGAACTCAGACGCGATCCGATTGTCGGCCGATGGGTCATCATTTCGACGGAGCGGAGCGCCCGGCCGCAGGATTTTCTCCGCAACCTGCCGGCGCGATCGCCGTCGACGGCGCTGTGCCCGTTTTGCCCGGGCCAGGAGCGCCTGACACCCAAAGAGATCCTGGCCTATCGCCCGCAGCCCGGCGAGCCCAATTCGCCGGGGTGGACCATCCGCGTCGTGCCCAACAAGTTCCCCGCGCTGCAGGTGGAAGGCGAACTGGGGCGGGAAGGGATCGGCCTGTACGACCGCATGAACGGGATCGGCGCGCACGAGGTGATCATCGAGACGCCGAATCACAAGGACAGCCTGGCCGAGATGCCGGCCAAGCGGATCGAGGACGTGCTGTGGGCCTATCGCGATCGGATCGTCGACCTCAAGAAAGACGTACGGCTGCGGTATATCCTCATCTTCAAGAACCACGGCGCGGCGGCCGGGGCGACCCTGGAGCATACGCATTCGCAACTGATCGCCCTGCCGATCGTGCCGACCAGCGTCGTCAACGAAATCGAAGGATGCCGGACCCATTTCCAGCAAAAGGAGCGATGCATTTATTGCGATATCCTGCGCCAGGAACTCGGCGACGGGTCGCGTATCGTCGCCGAGAATCCGGAATTTCTCTGCCTCACCCCCTTCGCCGCGCGGTTTCCATTCGAGATGTGGATCCTACCCAAACGACATGCCGGCCACTTCGAGGAAAGCCAGAAAAGCCAATTCGAGTTTCTGGCGCCGATTCTGTCCGAGGCGCTGCGGCGGATGGACAAGGTCCTGGCCAAGCCGGCGTATAATTTCATCCTCCACAGCTCTCCCCAGCACGAGAAGACCGGCGACTTCTACCACTGGCACCTGGAACTCATCCCCAAGCTCACGCAGGTCGCCGGCTTCGAATGGGGCACCGGTTTCTACATCAACCCCGTCTCGCCCGAGGAATCCGCGAAATTTCTGCGCGAAGCGGAAATTTAG